One Leisingera sp. M658 genomic window carries:
- the dnaE gene encoding DNA polymerase III subunit alpha has translation MTSSPRFIHLRSHTEYSLLEGALRLKKLPDLCKKHGMPAIAVTDTNAMFSALEFSVTLSGAGIQPILGCQVDLTFQQAEPGGKPKLPAPLVLLAQSEEGYEGLMRLSSCLYVNNGGQLPQVTLDDLEANSAGLICLSGGPDGPVGLLLQQGQRPAAEALMQQLKRIFPDRLYVELQRHPGEHGQPEAEKQTERGHVEMAYAMELPLVATNDVYFPNTEMYEAHDAMICIAEGAYVDQSEPRRRLTAQHYFKSQEEMVALFADLPEAVENTVEIAKRCAFKAYLRDPILPKFADDEVSELRRIANEGLQKRLAVIPHAVSLEEYQARLDFELGIIEGMGFPGYFLIVADFIQWGKDQGIPVGPGRGSGAGSLVAYALTITDLDPLRYSLLFERFLNPERVSMPDFDIDFCMDRREEVIRYVQQKYGRDKVGQIITFGALLSKAAVRDIGRVLQMPYGQVDRLSKMIPVEGVKPVSIEKALVDEPRLKEEARNEPVVDRLLTYGQQVEGLLRNASTHAAGVVIGDRPLDALVPLYQDPRSDMPATQFNMKWVEQAGLVKFDFLGLKTLTVIQNAVDLIKQSGRDLHTGEDGTQLYEPPEGAVNEINAIPLDDKVTYDLYSRAKTVAVFQVESTGMMDALKRMKPTCIEDIVALVALYRPGPMENIPTYCEVKNGLKKIQSVHPLIDHILEETQGIIVYQEQVMQIAQVMAGYSLGGADLLRRAMGKKIKEAMDAERPKFEKGAAENGVPAKKASEVFDLLEKFANYGFNKSHAAAYAVVSYQTGWLKANHPVEFMGGVMNCDIHLTDKLAIYFEEVKKGLGLKYVPPCVNRSMATFNVVKGELVYALGALKNVGVEVMRLVTDARNESGYDRVFVNLFDFARRVNLKRVGKRPLEMLARAGAFDQLDPNRRRVFESLGPLVDYSAAVHDQRNSSQVSLFGEAGEDLPEPRLPSVPDWLPAERLSEEFKAIGFYLSGHPLDDYMPALKRKDVMTLDEVTAKAERGPFMAKMAGVVAGRQERKSARGNRFAFAQLSDPSGAFEVTLFSEVLEKSREFLETGAKVVITAEATMESDQLKLLVRSVGPVDSAIADAGRSSLRVYLSDAAAVGTVAQVLEDAKAAARNAARGEVYMYLQDPGLPGDVEMDLGQVFPINPQIKGALKSLDGVLDVEEI, from the coding sequence ATGACAAGCTCTCCCCGATTCATTCACCTGCGCAGCCATACCGAGTATTCCCTGCTGGAAGGCGCGCTGCGGCTGAAAAAACTGCCGGACCTGTGCAAGAAACACGGCATGCCTGCGATTGCTGTGACCGATACCAATGCCATGTTCTCGGCGCTGGAATTTTCGGTGACGCTGTCCGGTGCAGGCATCCAGCCGATCCTTGGCTGCCAGGTTGATCTGACCTTTCAGCAGGCGGAGCCGGGCGGCAAGCCCAAGCTGCCCGCGCCCCTGGTGCTGCTGGCGCAGAGCGAAGAAGGGTATGAGGGCCTGATGCGGCTGTCGTCCTGTCTGTATGTGAACAATGGCGGGCAGCTGCCGCAGGTCACTTTGGACGATCTGGAGGCCAACAGCGCCGGGCTGATCTGTCTTAGCGGCGGGCCGGACGGGCCGGTGGGGCTGTTGCTGCAGCAGGGACAGCGGCCGGCGGCAGAGGCGCTGATGCAGCAGCTGAAGCGGATTTTTCCAGACCGGCTGTATGTGGAACTGCAGCGCCACCCCGGCGAGCACGGCCAGCCGGAGGCGGAAAAGCAGACCGAGCGCGGCCATGTGGAGATGGCCTATGCGATGGAGCTGCCGCTGGTCGCGACCAATGACGTCTATTTCCCGAACACCGAAATGTACGAGGCCCATGATGCGATGATCTGCATCGCCGAGGGTGCCTATGTCGACCAGTCCGAGCCGCGCCGCCGGCTGACCGCGCAGCATTACTTCAAAAGCCAGGAAGAAATGGTGGCGCTGTTTGCCGACCTGCCCGAAGCGGTTGAAAACACGGTGGAGATCGCCAAGCGCTGCGCGTTCAAGGCCTATTTGCGGGATCCGATCCTGCCCAAATTCGCCGATGATGAGGTCTCAGAACTGCGCCGCATCGCCAATGAGGGCCTGCAGAAACGTCTGGCGGTGATCCCGCACGCGGTGAGTTTGGAAGAATACCAGGCACGGCTGGATTTTGAGCTGGGCATCATTGAGGGCATGGGATTCCCCGGCTATTTCCTGATCGTTGCGGACTTCATTCAATGGGGCAAGGATCAGGGCATTCCAGTGGGGCCGGGGCGGGGCTCGGGCGCGGGATCTTTGGTGGCCTATGCACTGACCATCACCGACCTTGACCCGCTGCGCTATTCGCTGCTGTTTGAACGGTTCTTGAACCCGGAACGGGTGTCGATGCCCGACTTCGACATCGACTTTTGCATGGACCGCCGCGAAGAGGTGATCCGCTATGTGCAGCAGAAATACGGCCGCGACAAGGTGGGGCAGATCATCACCTTCGGAGCGCTTTTGTCCAAGGCGGCGGTGCGCGACATCGGCCGGGTCCTGCAGATGCCCTATGGCCAGGTGGACCGGCTGTCCAAGATGATCCCGGTGGAGGGGGTCAAACCCGTCTCGATTGAAAAGGCGCTGGTGGATGAGCCGCGGCTGAAGGAAGAGGCACGCAATGAGCCGGTGGTGGACCGGCTCTTGACCTATGGCCAGCAAGTCGAGGGGCTGTTGCGCAATGCCTCGACCCATGCCGCCGGTGTGGTGATCGGCGACCGGCCGCTGGACGCGCTGGTGCCGCTCTATCAGGATCCGCGATCCGACATGCCGGCCACCCAATTCAACATGAAATGGGTGGAGCAGGCCGGGCTGGTGAAGTTCGACTTCCTTGGCCTGAAAACCTTGACCGTCATTCAGAACGCAGTGGACCTGATCAAGCAGTCGGGCCGCGATCTGCATACCGGCGAGGACGGCACGCAATTGTACGAGCCGCCCGAGGGCGCGGTGAATGAAATCAACGCCATTCCGTTGGACGACAAGGTCACCTATGACCTTTATTCCCGGGCCAAGACGGTGGCAGTGTTCCAGGTGGAATCCACCGGCATGATGGATGCGCTGAAGCGCATGAAGCCGACCTGTATCGAGGACATCGTGGCGCTGGTGGCGCTGTACCGGCCCGGCCCGATGGAGAACATCCCGACCTATTGTGAGGTGAAGAACGGGCTGAAGAAGATCCAGTCGGTGCATCCGCTGATCGACCATATCCTGGAGGAAACCCAAGGCATCATCGTCTACCAGGAGCAGGTGATGCAGATTGCCCAGGTGATGGCCGGCTACAGCCTGGGCGGCGCCGACCTGTTGCGCCGGGCAATGGGCAAAAAGATTAAGGAGGCGATGGACGCCGAACGCCCGAAGTTTGAAAAGGGCGCGGCGGAGAATGGCGTGCCTGCCAAGAAGGCCTCGGAAGTCTTCGACCTGCTGGAGAAATTCGCCAACTACGGCTTCAACAAATCCCACGCGGCGGCATATGCGGTGGTCAGCTATCAGACCGGCTGGCTGAAGGCGAACCACCCGGTAGAGTTCATGGGCGGCGTCATGAACTGCGATATCCATCTGACCGACAAGCTGGCGATCTACTTTGAAGAGGTGAAGAAAGGGCTGGGGCTGAAATACGTGCCGCCCTGTGTGAACCGGTCGATGGCGACGTTTAATGTGGTCAAGGGCGAGTTGGTCTATGCGCTGGGCGCGCTGAAAAACGTCGGTGTCGAGGTGATGCGATTGGTCACCGACGCGCGCAATGAGAGCGGGTATGACCGGGTTTTTGTGAACCTGTTCGATTTTGCCCGCCGGGTGAATTTAAAGCGCGTCGGCAAGCGGCCCTTGGAGATGCTGGCGCGGGCAGGGGCGTTTGACCAGCTCGACCCGAACCGCCGCCGGGTGTTTGAAAGCCTCGGCCCGTTGGTGGATTATTCCGCCGCGGTGCATGACCAGCGCAATTCCAGCCAGGTGTCGCTGTTCGGCGAGGCGGGCGAGGACCTGCCCGAACCACGCCTGCCGAGCGTACCGGACTGGCTGCCGGCTGAGCGGCTGAGCGAGGAATTTAAGGCGATCGGGTTCTACCTGTCGGGCCATCCGCTGGACGACTACATGCCGGCGCTGAAGCGCAAGGATGTCATGACGCTGGACGAAGTGACGGCGAAGGCCGAGCGCGGCCCGTTCATGGCCAAGATGGCGGGCGTGGTGGCCGGACGGCAGGAGAGGAAGTCTGCCCGCGGCAACCGCTTTGCCTTTGCCCAGCTGTCGGACCCCTCCGGTGCCTTTGAGGTGACGCTGTTTTCCGAAGTGCTGGAGAAATCCCGCGAGTTCCTGGAGACCGGCGCCAAGGTGGTGATCACCGCCGAGGCGACGATGGAGAGCGATCAGCTGAAGCTTCTGGTGCGCTCGGTTGGTCCGGTGGATTCGGCGATCGCCGATGCCGGCCGCAGTTCCCTGCGGGTCTACCTGAGCGATGCGGCTGCGGTGGGCACCGTGGCGCAGGTGCTGGAGGACGCCAAGGCGGCGGCCCGCAATGCCGCGCGCGGGGAAGTCTACATGTACCTGCAGGATCCGGGCCTGCCCGGCGATGTGGAGATGGATCTGGGCCAGGTGTTCCCGATCAATCCACAGATCAAAGGGGCGCTGAAGTCGCTGGACGGGGTGCTGGATGTGGAGGAGATTTGA